Within the Leptolyngbyaceae cyanobacterium genome, the region TTATTTTTCGGAAAAATAACTACCCCAATAGTTTTGAAAACTATCATCAAATCCAACCATATATTACGAAAATTGACATAGTAAACATCAATTTTGACTCGGCGTTCGTAGGGTATATCATTTCGTCCGGAAACTTGCCACAATCCCGTAATTCCAGGAGAAAGAGTGAGGATTTTATCAATATGGCGACCGTACATAAACAGTTCTTCTGCCACTAGCGGGCGAGGGCCGACAACGCTCATATCTCCCATTAAAACATTCCAGAATTGAGGAAATTCGTCTAGACTAGTCATGCGTAAAAATCGACCGATCCAAGTAATTCGGGGGTCGTTTTTTAGCTTAAAATTGTCAGCGAATTCTTGGCGCAGTTCTGGAGATGTCGCGATGATTTCTTGGAGGATTTCATCAGCATTAGTAACCATTGTCCTGAATTTAATACAGCCAAAAGGCTGGTAGTTTTTCCCAATTCGTTGCTGTACATAAAAAATTGGGCCAGGAGAACTGACCGCAATGAGTAAAGCTAGTATCAGGTATACCGGGGAAAATAGGATCAAGACTAACAAGGAGAACACAACGTCAAATACTCGTTTGGCAAAGTCTCTGTTGAGAACTAAACCAGGCAGACTGGTTTTTTTGCCCGTGAGTACTCGCCGTTGCAAACCTCGCTTTCTGGACGCCCGCAACACAGTGCGGTCGAACAAAGGGCTTTCGGCTGTCATTTCACTCCTTAAACTATTTCACACCACACACAGTCCACATGATAAAGCCTGAAGACGCTTTCAGAGGAGTAAATCGCAACAAATAGGGATGGGACAACATACAAAAGAGGGCGCGATACCAAATCCGCTTCAATTACTCCCATTATTTTTGGGGGAAAAGGGGGTAGTAGACCCGGATTTGGTATGAGGGGGTAAAAGGGTGAAAATACAATTTCTATGCGCCCTATTTTCGGATTTTGAATCTACGATAGCAGCGATCGACAAAAGCTAAATAGCGCTTCTCAAAAATTGTCGGCGCAAATTTAGCAGCTTGCGATCGCGCTATCTCTGGATTAAAAGTTTTTTCATAAATCTCAAACGTCTTGACCGCTTCCACTATATCTAGTTCCGACTGCGCCCCAAAAAATAAACCAGTACCGGTATCCGGATACTCCCGGATATCTCGCACCGTTTCCAAAGCACCCCCTGCACCATAAGCAATTACAGGTGTCCCGCAGGCTTGCGCTTCCAGTAGTGCAATCCCAAAATCTTCACAAGCCCCGTAAACAAAAGCTTTCGCTTGGGCCATGTACTGCTCCACCACCGCATTTGGCTGCTGACCTAATATTTGTACGTTGTCGCCAGCTAATTGGCGGAGTTCTTTCAATTCTGGCCCAGTGCCGATCACCACTAAAGGGCGTCCTAACTGATTGAAAGCTTTGACGATTAACGATACTTTTTTGTAGCTCACCAAGCGAGAAACCGTCAAGTAAAAATCTTGTTTCTTCGCTTGAAAGGTAAATCGATCGATATTGACTGGTGGATAAATTACCTCTGCACGACGGCGGTAGCAGCGCCAAATTCGCTTCGCCGTATGTTGAGAATTGGCAATGAAATAATCAACTCGATTTGCCGATAGCATATCCCACTGGCGCAATCTATGCAGCAAGTAGCGGGTAAGAATACCCTGAACGCCTCGTCCCATTCGGCTGCTATTCAAATAATCAAAAGTCAAGTCCCAAGCAAACCGCATGGGAGAATGACAATAACAGATATGTAACTGTTGGGGAGTGGTAATTACTGCTTTGGCGACAGTATGAGAAGAAGAGAGAATGATGTCATATTCTCTTAAATCTAGCTGTTCGATCGCCAGTGGTAAAAAGGGTAAGTACTTTTGGACGCCGTTACGAGCAAACGGAAAGTTTTGTAGAAAAGTCGTACCGATCCGTCGCTTAAATAAATAACTTTCCGGATTAGTCGATTCAAAATCAATCAGGGCATAAAGATCCGCATCGATATGCTGCAAGATTTCCCTGACGACTAATTCCGAACCGCCAGTCGCTTTTGGCGTCAACCATTCATGGACAAGGGCGTATTTCAATCCCACACTACACTTAAGTCTATTTCTAGAGATCTTCTAAGATTAAGAGCTTAACCTAATTTTGAGTAATTTTAGGATTTCCCACCGATTTAAACGCGATCGAAAAAAGCTGAGGATTAAATCCTCAGCTTTTTTGAAAAGGTAGGTGTCAATCTACCTTTAACTGGTTTTGCGAGCCAGACAATTAAACGAGCAACTTCGCTAATTCCCTGAACTTATAATTGCACGGGAAAATTTTACTTTCAGAGAAAGCACCCAATAGCAGTTTGGAGGAAACTTCCAGTTTTAGCCTGCACTGTAAACTAACAAATTCTTAGCTCTTAAAAATCCCTTCTTCTTTCGCGATTTAGGGTAATATCTTAAGAATTTGTAGCTTGTGCAGCCAACATCTGCTTCAGTTTTTCTAACTCATGAGCCCAACGGGGATCTGGTTGAATAGCATCGGAAGAATGCTGAGTGCCGGTGTTCGCAGCGCTCCCCGAACGGTTTTTCTTCTTATTACGACGCTTTTCTCCAGTGTGAGAAGGGCTGCTACTGGGTGCCTTGTTGCTATTAGCTACCTGTTGAGGTGGTGCTTCCTCTTCAGAACCTTGTTGACCTTTCGCACGAGGCAATGCCTTTTCAATTTTTAGGGCATTGTCTTTAAAAACGTAACCGTTGAACTTTTCAATGAATTGATCGGCTTGTTCGTCATTTTGAACCGTAACGAAACCAAAACCGCGACACTTGCCAGTTTTACGGTCTTTGATTACTTTGGTGGAGATAGTTTCACCTTCTTGGGCGAAAACTGTTTGTAACTCCTGCCGATCGATTTCCTCTTTAGGCAAATTGCCTACATACAGACGAATAGACATAGAAGATTCCTCCAGACTTTGATTCAAAAAAACTTCTTCCCCAGCGCTCCTTGCACGTTAGCTGAGGAGAAACTGGATTGATGAACGATAAAAGCAACCAATTGTTGTGTCCTCTGACCAATTACTACCAAACAGCTTACTGCAAGAAAAAACGCTCTCTTAATTACGGTGCCCAAGATTTTACACCTAACTTTAAGGCATAACAGTTTATTTTAAGCCAATGAAAGTCCGGTGTTTTACTCTTATCTTGCTTGAGAAGAAATGTTGACGCCATACATTAAGGTATCACGGCCTTGGGCAGGGAACCAGTTCTCAGGATAGATTTCAGCTTTGACCTATATCTGTCACAGGTGGAATGCAGCCTTTTTGGACTGAAGTCCTTTTTTATAGGTATCGCTTCAAATTGTACGACAAGGCTCGGGATTTTTGGTCACTAGTAAACAAAAACCAGCCGGTGGCTTTGGCTGGTCGAGCTTGCTGTGTTGGGAGGAGGAAATTCTATAAAACTCTCCTAGCTTTGAAAAACCAGGATTGTCGAACTTCAACAAACTGATAATTTGAAAAGTCTGCTTTTTGCTTTACCTGGAACCAGAAGGTTATGTAAATAAATGTAACACTTTGAGAAAAAAGTCGCAACTTTTCTTTACATAACTAGAGGTCGCCTCGGAAAATGATATATACTCCGGCAAAAGCAGCGGCAAAGGCTAACAGGGTAGACCAAATCGGGTGTCCGCTTTGAATAGTTTTGCCACCTTGGGTACGTATAGTCTCGACATCGATCCAGGGAGTAGCGCCTCGACGAAACCAACCCGTGAGCGCGATCGAACGATTGACTAGTTCTGCCGGACGCGGAGAACCGATTAACAGATTGCCTAACGGCCCCAACCAGGAGAAGTAGTGTAATTTCACCAAACCAGAGGCGGTTTGTAAAATTAAGTCTTGGCAAAGCCAGTTACTAATGCCGGAACGCCCTAAGAGTTTGCCTTGCAAACGAACCGGGTGACTATCTAAGGGTAAAGCTGCCGGATCGGTTAATAAATCTGCTAAAGTCGGTTCATCTCGAACCGTAGATGGTTTGATATCGGGAAAGAAGAGATTGATCCTTAACAAGATTCCGATACCGATACCTATTAATAAGCAGCCATGTAAAATTGCCCGATCGCCCCACATCCAATCCAACAGTACTTGCCGAATTTTCAGTAAAATGCTGATTCCACCAATTCCCCACAAAATTCCGCCTAGAATTAAGCCTAGCAGAATGCCCAAATAAGGAGCAGCTTGCAGAAATAATCTTCCATTGTCAGGTTTTAATGAATTTTTGGGTGGGAAGTTTAACTCTGTTTCTATTTTCCAATAACGCCCGTAGCTGCTTAGTATTTGGATGCGTTCTCCCATTAAGGGATGAGAATTATCGATCGTCAGCCAGCGACGGTGAGGGTTGAGATAATCCCAAGCTAAAATCGGTTCGAGGGGAGTATGAGAATATAAGCTACCTAAGCTAATTGCTTGTCGATATCCCACGGGTGATAATACCTCGAAGCCTTCTAGCAAATAACTGGTTTTTCCTTGTTTTTCTACATCTTTGGCCATCCCGATCGCGATTTTCAGTAACGCGCGGGTAAGTCCGTTGGGGTTACCAGTAATTTCGCAGGACAAGCGATCGCTGTAGTAAATTCTCGCCCTAGACAACCACAACAGCAGGCAGCGCAATAGCCAATACAATCCATAGAAAAAAACCGCGATCGCAGCTGTAATAAATTTTAAAACCTGATTTGACCATCGATCTCCTAACTGAGATATTCTTTGGTAAAAAATATAAGGGATTTGGGCAATTAATAATCCAAAAGACATCACTACGAAATCCCTATGGACGATATGGCCTAATTCAGCGGCATACACAGCAGCAATTTCATCATCTGCTAACTGCTCCAATAAACCTTGCGTTACCACTATCCGCGCATTTCGAGGTAGATTTCCATAAGTGAAAGCTATTGGTACAGAATTCGGTATTAGCCATAAAGTAGGCAGAGGTAAACGTCTTTCACGGGTAAAACGTTGCAATACTCTTGCTGCTTCCGGGCTGCGTGCAGTTAAATTTTCAAGGCTCAATGGCTTTAGACCGTAGTAAGCTTTTAAAAGCCCGTCCATTAACCAAGGAAGCGACAAAATTAACCCTATTAATAAAAGCCATGCTATCAATGGAGCCCATCGACTTGGGTCGTTATAATCATCTTCATTTGGGTAAGAAAGTTGTAAGTTAACTAATATTTCTGCAACTTTATTAATGGCGAATTTGACGATGGAAACGATTGCCCAATGCACGGTAATCAGTAGAGCGATCGCGCTGACAGCTTGCACTCCCCATAGTTGAGATAAGTCGAAATGAAAACCTATTTTGTTGGGTAAGTTTTGCCATTTATTTGCTCTTCCCGCTTGCTTCCATTCAGCTTGATAAGCTGAAGTTTCGTTTGGTCGTTCATCGGTTGGCATCTGCCAGGAATTGACGGGATTATTCAATTTTTGAACTGAACGAGCGGGGATAGTACTAGATGGTTTGTTCTGTGAGCTTGCTGAAGATTGCGGTCTCGGAATCTGCGTTTGAGAAGATGAACTTTGAAGACCAGTATTTTCTGTGTTAGGAATGTTATTAGATTTGGCTTGTTCTCTTTTTGCTTGACTTGGAGATGAAGTGTCAAAAGGAGTAAATCCAGATGAGTTTGTAGTTGAACTGATGTCTGTGATGTTTCCCTTTTTAGGAGGAAATAATGTCGGGGTAGACGAACTAATGGGTATTTTAGGGCGAGATGAAGTTTGCTCTGTCGGATTTAAAGGAACGAATCCGGTATCGGAAATGCCTTCACTCAATGATTCAAATTGATCGGGATAGCGTTCTTTTAAACTAGTTAAATTGCGAACAGCCCATTCTTTGACTTGAGAATTAGGGTTATTGCTCAATTCCTTTGCTAGCGCGATCGCTTTTTCTCCATCACCGATGCGATCGTAAGCAACGGTTAATCCCATTTGAGCTTGCACGATCGCTTTTTCGCTCAGTTCGTTTTCACAAACAGCCTCTAGATTTGCGATCGCCTCTTGGTAGTTTCCCTGCTTTACCGCCGCTAAACCAGCTTTTAAAGTAGAATTTACCCCATTTCTGCCTTTTTCGCCTTTCTCTGAGGGGTCGGGAATTAAGTTCATATTCCTCCCTTGCCTTAGCTTACTGTCATAAAGATAACTTACCAGAAGTAAACACAAGCTAAGAGTTTATTTTTATTCAGTATTACTGGTAGCTTTTCTTACTTTATATATTGCTATTTGTATTTAGTTGTAATAGAATAATCAATCAAAAATTTACTTTTGATTAACATTTTTATAGTAAATTTTAGTTACGTGAAAGACAACTTAAAAACCCGGTTTCTTCAAGAAACCGGGTTTCTTTTTAGCACGTAGAAATCGCTGCATCGCATTTTCTCTTCTTCTAATCCAAACATTAACAGCAACAGCACAATATTTAGCAAAACTCAAGCGGAAGTAAATGCGATCGCACTTTCAAATTAGCTGATTTACGATTTGATAGCTTTCGATTTATTTTTCCACAATAAACCGCTACCTAATAGCAACAAACCCCACAATAATGAAGGTTCTGGCACGCGGTTTGGTGGTGGCGGCGGTGGCGGTGGTGGCGGTAGTGGTGAAGACGGAGAGAAATTATCCACTGTAATTCCACTTTGATAAATAGGAGGTATAGGGCTTGGATAAATAGGAGGCATAGGTCTTGGATCTCTGATTAAAAAAGATCCCATAGCACCATTACAGTTGAGCAGATTAGTACCGCAGAAAATCTTCATTTCCCAACTAATAACTCTAAAATAACTACCAAAATCCCAAGTTTGACTAGTACTAGAAATTAACCACTCTCCAAAGAGCTTTCTTTCAACAAAATATGGCCCACTAATGCTCGATTTATTTCCTAAAGTTATCTTGCTAGTCGATGGGTATAATGCAACAGAAAGATATCCTGGCGGGAGATCCTCCACAAAGCGATGAGGTTCTGGCAGACCATACTGATTAGCACCAATATTTCCTAACTTTAGAGTACCATCTGTTCCAAAATCTCCCAATCCGTAGGGTGGAGGTGAGGTTAAATGGAAATTAAAACTCAATCCTCGTGCAGGTGCAATAGTTAATGTTTCGACACCAATTAACATGGTGACAGCTAGCAAAACTTTATTCAAAATAAACATAGATTTTTCCCCGATTGCTAGAGGTAGGTTGGGGAAGACTCGTCAAAAAATTAACCTAAAAATCTTTTATCCCAATACTTTTTTAACCTACCTCAGCCAAAGGAGATTTTGATTTGCAAAATAACGTTAGTTAAATTAACAAATCATCTTATCTAACTCGTCCTCATAATGATTCCGGTTCCTGACCAGCAACTACTGGTGCAGAAGCGTTAAGCTTGAAATCCGGATGATCTCCCTGCACTTGATGCAAATTCCACTCATTTTTAAACAACAAAACTGGGCGTCCCCAACTATCTTTAACAGTGGTAGTGTTGAAGAGGCGACCGACTTTTTCTAAAGCTTCCCAACCATCGGCAACCCAACGGGCGACAGTGTAAGGTAGTAAGTCTAAAAGGGTTTCTACTCCATATTCATTCAGCAAGCGGAACTGCACTACTTCAAATTGCAATTGTCCGACGGCGGCGAGAATGGGGTCTCGCTTGGATTCATCTGCGGAATACATGATTTGCACTGCACCTTCTTCGCGCAATTCGGAAATGCCTTTGCGGAATTGCTTAAATTTAGATGGGTTGGGATTCCGCAAATAAGCAAATAATTCTGGGGAGAAACAAGGAATCCCTTCGTATTCTAATTTTTGTCCGGTGTAAATCGTATCGCCGATCGCAAATACACCCGGATTATTTAAACCGATCACATCTCCAGCAAAAGCTTCTTCAATTGATTCCCGTTCTTGGGCAAACAATTTTTGGGGTCTGGACAGGCGCACCGTTTTACCGCTACGGGCGTGATTTACCACCATGTCTTTCTCAAATTTACCAGTACAGACGCGCACGAAAGCAATTCTATCTCGGTGCTTCGGGTCCATATTGGCTTGTAATTTAAACACGAATCCAGAAAACTCCGGATAAGTAGGGGAAATTTCTCCGTTAGTGCTATTCCTAGCACCCGGTTTGAGGGCATAATTCAAGAAGCTATTCAGAAATAATTCCACCCCAAAGTTAGTCATGGCGCTACCAAAAAAGATCGGCGTCATTTTCCCTTGGTGAACTTTTTCTAAATCTAATTCTGGCCCTAATTCTTCGAGAACTTCTAATTCTTCTTTTAGTTGGTAATAAAGATCTTCTTCAATTAATTCTGCCAGACGAGGATCGCCAAAATCGATAACTGTATCTTTTGCTTCCTTGCTACCGTGGGCAGTCCTTTCAAATAGGTGTATTTGACGCTTTTGGCGATCGAAAACTCCTTTAAAACGATCGCCCATACCGATCGGCCAATTTACAGCATAAGTCACCAAACCCAATTCCCGCTCGATCTCGTCCAACAATTCCAAAGGTTCCCTTCCCGGACGATCTAATTTATTGACAAACGTAAAAATAGGCAAACTTCGCATCCGGCAAACTTCAAATAGCTTGCGCGTTTGAGGTTCTAAACCTTTCGCCGCGTCAATTAACATCACCGCATTATCAGCTGCCGCCAGAGTGCGATAAGTATCTTCGCTAAAATCTTGGTGACCGGGAGTATCCAGTAAGTTAATCTGACAACCCTCGTACTCGAACTGCAACACCGTTGAGGTAATCGAGATCCCCCGCTGTTGTTCCATTGCCATCCAGTCAGAAGTCGCTTTGCGCTGTGCCCTGCGTGCTTTTACCGCACCTGCTTCGTGAATGGCACCCCCGTACAGCAGCAGCTTTTCGGTAAGAGTTGTCTTACCAGCGTCGGGGTGAGAAATAATCGCAAAATTGCGACGACGTTCGACAGCAGTTTGTAATTCAGTTTGAAGTTCAGTTGTCATGAGTTGATCTGGCGATCGGATACGAGAGAGCGAAAAACTTAAAAAAGTCTAAGATACCAATACTAGGATAGCGACAGAATCAATACAATCCGATTGCTACTTTTCTCGATCGCCCCCTCCTGTAGTACGGAAATTACATCCCCCTGCGCTTTCATCGAGTATGGTAGCTTCGTAGTGAAAGCAATTAACCTGACTAGATCGGGGTTTGGTATATGTACGATTCCGACAAACGAAAACTCTTATCTGCACTTTCTCACGGCTCGATCTTTTTCAGCCTCTTGGGAGTATCCATCGGTATACCGATCGCCATTTTATTCGTATCCGATGACCCAGTAGTAAAGGATAACGCTAAAGAAGCACTGAACTTCCATTTTAATGTTTGGCTTTACGGAATTATCTTTGGCGTACTGACGTTGATATTAATTGGTTTCCTACTGCTTGGTATTTTGCAGGTAATCAACGTAGTTCTTCCTATTTTGGCGATTTTGCATTCTCTAAGCAATACGGAGCAGTCCTACCGTTACCCTTTTATTTTCCGTTTACTGTAATTGAAGCAATATCGATCGCACTCGCGGCAGCTGATGACTTTGGCAAAGGTTCTCACAGATCGAGCCATCGCTGTCGTGCTTTTATTTTTCAAGAAGTACTAAAAACAAAATTGCCCCACGGCAGGGACGCTGTAGGGCAGAAGGACAGTTAAACGCTATATACAAGTGTCTTCTAATACAGGCATCTATATTTGATGCTTTGTGACGATTTATCGACTGTCTATTTTTTATTTAACGTAAGTTGCTGGCTTCCCCCATTTTTATTTAGAACTGATTCGCCAGTACTAAAGTATGCGCTACCCAACCCAGTGTAAAACCACTTAAAGAAAAGGTAGATAGAATCCAAAATGCTCGCCAGTTATTAATTCCAGCGCTCAACAAATCTAACCTAGCTAAGATTCCCGACGAGATCGCTACCAACGCATGGGCAACTACATGAACCCAAATCACTAACACTGCGGCAAAAAAAGCCAGCGTAATTACTAAGATAAAAGCTCGCGTATCGGTACTGAAAGAATAAACCAAACCTTTTCTTACATTGGAAAAAGGGGCAGCTAAAATCTCTGCTAGTAATAACGCTAAGGCAGAACCGGCTACGAAAGCCACCCAATAACAACCAAAATCAAAAAAACGCCATTCTCCCATACTGAGGGTACACATTCCCCTTGCTAGCTCGATCGCAGATGCCACCCAGCCTACCGTGGCATAAGTCAGCAAGAGTAAACCTAAAGAAAACCAGGGTATTTTTTTCACGATCGCGGGCAAAGGAAAAAGGGAAAATCGGAAAGGAAAGAATCGGGTTAGACTCGCTCACCAAGTTGCCATATATGCCAACCTCAGAAAAGTCTGCCATAATTGATTAACTTTTGTTAAACATTTGTAAACTAATAAGAAGCGCTAGACGAGCGTCATCTATCTAGAGGAGACTTTATGAAGCAAGTGAATGTGGCCGAGCGCTTCTCCCTGATTGGTCATATCGTGTCAATGGCTTTTGGACTGGCCGGACTGCTGTTAGTTTTACCCAATGCAGAATTAATTCTAAGTTTACCCCCCTTTGGGCAAAAGTTTTTTCAGCTAAGTATGGCTGGTGGTGGGGTAGTTTATATAGTTTTAGGGGCAATCGCTGTAGCCATTTATGCTTACCGTACTTTGGGTTGGTGGCGTTGGCTGGCGTTTATGATTCCGGCTGTATTGATATCCTTGAGTAGCGAATTGCTCGGTACTAGTACGGGTTTTCCTTTTGGTCACTACAGTTACCTGAACGGTTTGGGATATAAGATTGCCGGATTAGTACCGGTAACGATTCCCATGTCGTGGTTTTATTTAGGGCTAGTTTCTTATTTGCTGGCGCGTGTTGGGTTAAACTCAGTGTCCAAATCCAACTGGTTGACTAAAATCGGCGCGATCGCATTAGGTGCGCTCCTACT harbors:
- a CDS encoding PEP-CTERM sorting domain-containing protein (PEP-CTERM proteins occur, often in large numbers, in the proteomes of bacteria that also encode an exosortase, a predicted intramembrane cysteine proteinase. The presence of a PEP-CTERM domain at a protein's C-terminus predicts cleavage within the sorting domain, followed by covalent anchoring to some some component of the (usually Gram-negative) cell surface. Many PEP-CTERM proteins exhibit an unusual sequence composition that includes large numbers of potential glycosylation sites. Expression of one such protein has been shown restore the ability of a bacterium to form floc, a type of biofilm.); the protein is MFILNKVLLAVTMLIGVETLTIAPARGLSFNFHLTSPPPYGLGDFGTDGTLKLGNIGANQYGLPEPHRFVEDLPPGYLSVALYPSTSKITLGNKSSISGPYFVERKLFGEWLISSTSQTWDFGSYFRVISWEMKIFCGTNLLNCNGAMGSFLIRDPRPMPPIYPSPIPPIYQSGITVDNFSPSSPLPPPPPPPPPPNRVPEPSLLWGLLLLGSGLLWKNKSKAIKS
- a CDS encoding glycosyltransferase encodes the protein MGLKYALVHEWLTPKATGGSELVVREILQHIDADLYALIDFESTNPESYLFKRRIGTTFLQNFPFARNGVQKYLPFLPLAIEQLDLREYDIILSSSHTVAKAVITTPQQLHICYCHSPMRFAWDLTFDYLNSSRMGRGVQGILTRYLLHRLRQWDMLSANRVDYFIANSQHTAKRIWRCYRRRAEVIYPPVNIDRFTFQAKKQDFYLTVSRLVSYKKVSLIVKAFNQLGRPLVVIGTGPELKELRQLAGDNVQILGQQPNAVVEQYMAQAKAFVYGACEDFGIALLEAQACGTPVIAYGAGGALETVRDIREYPDTGTGLFFGAQSELDIVEAVKTFEIYEKTFNPEIARSQAAKFAPTIFEKRYLAFVDRCYRRFKIRK
- a CDS encoding DUF4870 domain-containing protein, whose protein sequence is MYDSDKRKLLSALSHGSIFFSLLGVSIGIPIAILFVSDDPVVKDNAKEALNFHFNVWLYGIIFGVLTLILIGFLLLGILQVINVVLPILAILHSLSNTEQSYRYPFIFRLL
- a CDS encoding RNA-binding protein, producing the protein MSIRLYVGNLPKEEIDRQELQTVFAQEGETISTKVIKDRKTGKCRGFGFVTVQNDEQADQFIEKFNGYVFKDNALKIEKALPRAKGQQGSEEEAPPQQVANSNKAPSSSPSHTGEKRRNKKKNRSGSAANTGTQHSSDAIQPDPRWAHELEKLKQMLAAQATNS
- a CDS encoding zinc metalloprotease HtpX; amino-acid sequence: MNLIPDPSEKGEKGRNGVNSTLKAGLAAVKQGNYQEAIANLEAVCENELSEKAIVQAQMGLTVAYDRIGDGEKAIALAKELSNNPNSQVKEWAVRNLTSLKERYPDQFESLSEGISDTGFVPLNPTEQTSSRPKIPISSSTPTLFPPKKGNITDISSTTNSSGFTPFDTSSPSQAKREQAKSNNIPNTENTGLQSSSSQTQIPRPQSSASSQNKPSSTIPARSVQKLNNPVNSWQMPTDERPNETSAYQAEWKQAGRANKWQNLPNKIGFHFDLSQLWGVQAVSAIALLITVHWAIVSIVKFAINKVAEILVNLQLSYPNEDDYNDPSRWAPLIAWLLLIGLILSLPWLMDGLLKAYYGLKPLSLENLTARSPEAARVLQRFTRERRLPLPTLWLIPNSVPIAFTYGNLPRNARIVVTQGLLEQLADDEIAAVYAAELGHIVHRDFVVMSFGLLIAQIPYIFYQRISQLGDRWSNQVLKFITAAIAVFFYGLYWLLRCLLLWLSRARIYYSDRLSCEITGNPNGLTRALLKIAIGMAKDVEKQGKTSYLLEGFEVLSPVGYRQAISLGSLYSHTPLEPILAWDYLNPHRRWLTIDNSHPLMGERIQILSSYGRYWKIETELNFPPKNSLKPDNGRLFLQAAPYLGILLGLILGGILWGIGGISILLKIRQVLLDWMWGDRAILHGCLLIGIGIGILLRINLFFPDIKPSTVRDEPTLADLLTDPAALPLDSHPVRLQGKLLGRSGISNWLCQDLILQTASGLVKLHYFSWLGPLGNLLIGSPRPAELVNRSIALTGWFRRGATPWIDVETIRTQGGKTIQSGHPIWSTLLAFAAAFAGVYIIFRGDL
- the prfC gene encoding peptide chain release factor 3 produces the protein MTTELQTELQTAVERRRNFAIISHPDAGKTTLTEKLLLYGGAIHEAGAVKARRAQRKATSDWMAMEQQRGISITSTVLQFEYEGCQINLLDTPGHQDFSEDTYRTLAAADNAVMLIDAAKGLEPQTRKLFEVCRMRSLPIFTFVNKLDRPGREPLELLDEIERELGLVTYAVNWPIGMGDRFKGVFDRQKRQIHLFERTAHGSKEAKDTVIDFGDPRLAELIEEDLYYQLKEELEVLEELGPELDLEKVHQGKMTPIFFGSAMTNFGVELFLNSFLNYALKPGARNSTNGEISPTYPEFSGFVFKLQANMDPKHRDRIAFVRVCTGKFEKDMVVNHARSGKTVRLSRPQKLFAQERESIEEAFAGDVIGLNNPGVFAIGDTIYTGQKLEYEGIPCFSPELFAYLRNPNPSKFKQFRKGISELREEGAVQIMYSADESKRDPILAAVGQLQFEVVQFRLLNEYGVETLLDLLPYTVARWVADGWEALEKVGRLFNTTTVKDSWGRPVLLFKNEWNLHQVQGDHPDFKLNASAPVVAGQEPESL
- a CDS encoding carotenoid biosynthesis protein, whose translation is MKQVNVAERFSLIGHIVSMAFGLAGLLLVLPNAELILSLPPFGQKFFQLSMAGGGVVYIVLGAIAVAIYAYRTLGWWRWLAFMIPAVLISLSSELLGTSTGFPFGHYSYLNGLGYKIAGLVPVTIPMSWFYLGLVSYLLARVGLNSVSKSNWLTKIGAIALGALLLTSWDFVLDPAMSQTAVPFWQWHQPGAFFGMPYQNFAGWMGTGAVFMTVATILWSKTPSAKEDNLANWTRQDLTIPLIVYLSNFAFAMVMSLAAGFWVPVALGLLVGVAPAVTLWWMAKPASSNLALNIAVNSVAANLALTETSQTAEIPVASVGVARK
- a CDS encoding sugar transferase — encoded protein: MTAESPLFDRTVLRASRKRGLQRRVLTGKKTSLPGLVLNRDFAKRVFDVVFSLLVLILFSPVYLILALLIAVSSPGPIFYVQQRIGKNYQPFGCIKFRTMVTNADEILQEIIATSPELRQEFADNFKLKNDPRITWIGRFLRMTSLDEFPQFWNVLMGDMSVVGPRPLVAEELFMYGRHIDKILTLSPGITGLWQVSGRNDIPYERRVKIDVYYVNFRNIWLDLMIVFKTIGVVIFPKNNGAY